The proteins below are encoded in one region of uncultured Eubacteriales bacterium:
- a CDS encoding conserved hypothetical protein (Evidence 4 : Homologs of previously reported genes of unknown function): protein MNLTEVFSAAPPGAGLVPAAPPTNPVGYPKTNRKEALSMPEIEKLCKNLEKRGFHTSHFATAAEAAAYLNSKLDGRTIGIGGSLTAQELGLGESLPAHNTVHWHWLGGDRAAAADTEVYISSVNGVAETGELINIDNTGNRVGSTLYGHKELYLVVGMNKVAPDYDAALWRARNVAAPKNAQRLGRKTPCAAKGDRCYDCASPERICRALVVLWEKPGDVEHAEVVLVDETLGM from the coding sequence ATGAACCTGACTGAGGTATTTTCCGCCGCCCCCCCTGGGGCGGGGCTTGTCCCCGCCGCACCCCCAACCAACCCTGTGGGCTACCCTAAAACCAACAGAAAAGAGGCCCTCTCCATGCCCGAAATTGAAAAGCTTTGCAAGAACCTAGAAAAACGCGGGTTCCATACCTCCCATTTTGCCACCGCCGCTGAGGCCGCGGCCTACTTAAACTCTAAGCTGGACGGCCGCACCATCGGTATCGGTGGCTCCTTAACCGCCCAGGAGCTGGGTCTGGGTGAATCCCTCCCCGCCCATAACACCGTCCACTGGCACTGGCTGGGGGGTGACCGCGCCGCCGCCGCCGATACCGAGGTCTATATCAGCTCGGTCAACGGCGTGGCAGAGACCGGGGAGCTCATCAACATCGACAACACCGGAAACCGTGTGGGCTCCACGCTCTACGGCCACAAGGAGCTCTACCTCGTCGTCGGCATGAACAAGGTTGCCCCCGACTACGACGCTGCACTCTGGCGTGCCCGCAATGTCGCCGCCCCCAAGAATGCCCAGCGTTTGGGCCGCAAGACCCCCTGTGCCGCCAAGGGGGACCGCTGCTATGACTGCGCCAGCCCAGAGCGCATCTGCCGTGCCCTCGTAGTCCTGTGGGAAAAGCCCGGCGACGTCGAGCACGCCGAGGTTGTGCTGGTGGATGAGACGCTGGGCATGTAA
- a CDS encoding conserved exported hypothetical protein (Evidence 4 : Homologs of previously reported genes of unknown function) → MKKYRLAALLLALVLALPGCAAMTERDYLSIQPHKDALTSGNDPSVFRVENYTELGEAIHGMVEAGVEHGVVHLSNYVPRSAKGDVEADLADACAEVAQQDPLGAYAVDFIKHDKAYIVSYYEANIYITYRRTPEQVKSIVSVTGTSAVRTEIQEAISSFSAEKVLRISYFAEDAEAIKALVREAYYASPLFALGMPEIEVDIYPSGEGYTGALRIVEILLTYPEDQETLRKQALALAQRAEELDGFALGLDGEAAARALDQMLKTDVTYLAPGEKDGPQRRNTAYAALVESMADSEGLALAYRLLAEQEGLECYVVSGAVGGAPHFWNIVGLSEGEYRHVDVTAAEGFGLSDADLVALGYQWDRSAYRACGAQPPPEETAPAAPAGEPEGAALEETVLP, encoded by the coding sequence ATGAAAAAGTACAGACTGGCGGCCCTTCTGCTGGCCTTGGTCCTGGCCCTGCCCGGCTGCGCCGCCATGACGGAGCGCGACTATCTCTCCATCCAGCCCCATAAGGATGCCCTTACCTCGGGGAACGACCCCTCGGTCTTTCGGGTGGAGAATTATACCGAGCTGGGCGAGGCTATCCACGGCATGGTGGAGGCGGGGGTGGAGCACGGCGTGGTTCACCTCTCAAACTACGTTCCCCGCAGCGCAAAGGGGGATGTGGAAGCCGACCTGGCCGATGCCTGCGCCGAGGTGGCCCAGCAGGATCCTCTGGGGGCCTACGCTGTGGACTTCATTAAGCACGATAAGGCATACATCGTCTCCTACTATGAGGCCAATATCTACATTACCTACCGCCGCACTCCCGAGCAGGTGAAAAGCATTGTCTCGGTCACCGGCACCAGCGCCGTACGCACTGAGATTCAGGAGGCCATTTCCAGCTTTTCCGCCGAAAAGGTTCTGCGCATCAGCTACTTTGCCGAGGATGCCGAGGCCATCAAGGCCCTGGTTCGTGAGGCCTACTATGCCTCTCCCCTCTTTGCCCTGGGAATGCCCGAGATCGAGGTGGACATTTACCCCTCCGGCGAGGGGTACACCGGGGCCCTGCGTATCGTGGAGATCCTGCTCACCTACCCCGAGGACCAGGAGACGCTGCGCAAGCAGGCCCTGGCCCTGGCCCAACGGGCCGAGGAGCTGGATGGTTTCGCCCTGGGTCTGGATGGGGAGGCCGCCGCCCGGGCGCTGGACCAGATGCTGAAGACCGACGTAACCTACCTCGCCCCCGGCGAGAAAGACGGCCCCCAGAGGCGAAACACTGCCTATGCCGCCCTGGTGGAGTCTATGGCGGACAGCGAGGGCCTGGCTCTGGCCTATCGGCTCCTGGCCGAGCAGGAGGGGCTGGAGTGCTACGTGGTATCCGGGGCGGTGGGGGGTGCGCCCCACTTCTGGAACATTGTAGGCCTGTCCGAAGGGGAGTACCGCCACGTGGACGTGACTGCGGCGGAGGGGTTCGGCCTATCGGACGCGGACCTGGTGGCGCTGGGCTACCAGTGGGATCGCTCGGCCTACCGTGCCTGCGGAGCTCAGCCGCCCCCGGAGGAGACTGCGCCCGCGGCTCCCGCAGGAGAGCCTGAGGGAGCGGCCTTGGAGGAGACAGTTCTACCCTAG
- a CDS encoding DNA gyrase, B subunit, C-terminal domain protein — translation MAKSNKTYGNESISALKGADRVRKRPGVIFGSDGLEGCEHAVFEILSNAIDEAREGHGDVITVTRYADQSIEVEDFGRGCPVDWNEKEQKFNWELVFCELYAGGKYDNGDGDNYEYSLGLNGLGSCATQYASRFFDAVIHRDGFKYTLHFERGENIGGLGKEPTDRKKTGSLFRWKPDLDVFTDINIPVEYYLDVIKRQAVVNAGITFRFRNQVNGKFETTEFKYENGIVDYVTELAGENSLTSPVFWQSERRGRDREDKPEYKVKLSVSFCFSNTVQVIEHYHNSSWLEHGGSPEKAVKSAFVNGIDAFLKQQSKYQKAESKITWNDVQDCIVLVSNNFSTQTSYENQTKKSITNKFVQEAMTDFLRSQLEVYFIENPFDAQKIAEQVLINKRSRESAEKARLNIKKKLSGNVDISNRVQKFVDCRTRDTERRELYIVEGDSAMGAVKLSRDAEFQGIMPVRGKILNCLKADYGKIFKSEIITDLLKVLGCGCEVNDKHNKDLAGFDLMALRWNKIVICTDADVDGFQIRTLILTMLYRLVPTLIQRGYVYIAESPLYEINYKEKTWFAYSDKEKNDIVAQLGDKKASVQRSKGLGENEPDMMWLTTMNPETRRLIKVMPEDIIRTGEVFDLLLGDNLQGRKDHITENGYKYLELADIS, via the coding sequence ATGGCTAAGAGCAACAAGACCTACGGCAACGAGTCTATCTCCGCCCTGAAGGGGGCCGACCGGGTGCGTAAGCGCCCCGGCGTTATCTTCGGTTCCGACGGGCTGGAGGGCTGTGAGCATGCCGTTTTTGAGATCCTGTCCAACGCCATCGACGAAGCGCGTGAGGGCCACGGTGATGTCATCACCGTCACCCGCTACGCGGACCAGAGCATCGAAGTGGAAGACTTCGGCCGAGGCTGTCCTGTGGACTGGAATGAGAAGGAACAGAAGTTCAACTGGGAGCTGGTCTTCTGCGAGCTGTACGCCGGCGGCAAGTATGACAATGGCGACGGCGACAACTACGAGTACTCCCTGGGATTGAATGGTCTGGGTTCCTGTGCCACACAATACGCGTCCCGGTTCTTCGACGCCGTCATCCATCGGGACGGATTTAAGTACACGCTCCATTTCGAGCGGGGCGAGAACATCGGCGGCCTGGGGAAGGAGCCCACCGACCGGAAGAAGACCGGCTCCCTTTTCCGCTGGAAGCCTGACCTGGACGTGTTCACTGACATCAATATCCCCGTGGAGTACTACCTGGACGTCATCAAGCGCCAGGCCGTGGTCAACGCCGGCATTACCTTCCGTTTCCGCAACCAGGTAAACGGCAAATTCGAGACCACCGAGTTTAAGTACGAAAATGGCATCGTAGACTACGTCACCGAGCTCGCGGGGGAGAACAGCCTCACTTCCCCCGTCTTCTGGCAGAGCGAGCGCCGGGGACGGGACCGGGAGGATAAACCCGAGTACAAGGTGAAATTGTCGGTCTCCTTCTGCTTTAGCAATACCGTGCAGGTCATTGAGCACTACCACAACTCCTCTTGGCTGGAGCACGGCGGCAGCCCCGAGAAGGCCGTCAAGTCCGCCTTCGTCAACGGCATCGACGCGTTTTTAAAGCAGCAGAGCAAGTACCAGAAGGCCGAGAGCAAGATTACCTGGAACGACGTGCAGGACTGCATCGTGTTGGTTAGCAACAACTTCTCCACCCAGACCAGCTACGAAAACCAGACCAAAAAGTCCATCACCAACAAATTCGTCCAGGAGGCCATGACCGACTTTCTCCGATCCCAGCTTGAGGTCTACTTCATCGAAAACCCCTTCGACGCCCAGAAGATTGCCGAGCAAGTCCTCATCAATAAGCGCAGCCGTGAGAGCGCTGAGAAGGCCCGGCTCAATATTAAGAAAAAGCTCTCCGGCAACGTGGATATCTCCAACCGCGTGCAGAAATTCGTAGACTGCCGCACCAGAGACACCGAGCGCCGCGAGCTTTACATCGTGGAGGGCGACTCCGCTATGGGTGCCGTCAAGCTGAGCCGGGATGCGGAGTTCCAGGGCATCATGCCTGTCCGCGGCAAGATTTTGAACTGCCTCAAGGCCGATTACGGCAAGATTTTCAAGAGCGAGATCATCACCGACCTTTTAAAAGTCTTGGGCTGCGGCTGCGAGGTCAATGACAAGCACAATAAGGACCTGGCGGGTTTCGACCTCATGGCCTTGCGCTGGAATAAGATTGTCATCTGCACCGATGCCGATGTGGACGGATTTCAGATCCGCACCCTGATTTTGACCATGCTCTACCGCCTGGTGCCCACCCTCATCCAGCGCGGGTACGTCTACATCGCAGAATCCCCCCTATATGAGATCAATTATAAGGAGAAGACCTGGTTTGCTTACTCCGACAAGGAAAAGAACGACATTGTCGCCCAGCTCGGGGACAAGAAAGCCAGCGTCCAGCGCTCGAAGGGCCTGGGTGAGAACGAGCCCGACATGATGTGGCTCACCACCATGAACCCCGAGACCCGCCGCCTCATCAAGGTCATGCCCGAGGACATCATCCGTACCGGGGAGGTCTTCGACCTCCTCCTGGGCGACAACCTCCAGGGCCGTAAGGACCACATCACCGAAAACGGCTACAAGTATCTGGAGCTTGCCGATATTTCGTAA
- a CDS encoding exported hypothetical protein (Evidence 5 : No homology to any previously reported sequences), with product MKKLLSAILTLALVCALTAPALAQEEPLWQQWGYESYEDMLTYWTEEEYAESVADYRDWETRKEDYKAAHAAELAVFDAEAYFLEEYPWYSSKEEYMEIYGLADQAAFESNMLDSYVIDMIVIEDYKAEWAALQAKEPERTALFLAELGDWLAENYYYDSADEYLENNLWLTCMEEAYLELFEEWNRAYAYEQEQALRRTDFITAHGGVPGELGVLLNDTYLSFPADRTPYAKNGAVYADAKTLSAALGIDVPAPLDGYSAVRSAAEKAGLRVYWDGYYNTVVLLDPTALAARIDEDFTILNGVLAKWNEAQTGSAKETLQFKGSLTLFDSLDGDKTGSFSLDSSTLRSAQGAQVTGRYDASSLADILRGLMGEMGYYTDGEDMEELDTLFALLKGSFELRVDNEEEMLYLKGDLLDWASAAYSYEDKLPPAGSWYAISLSGLEDSAPKLEGLTVGSLICALDQADHPAQIYDQILQHAARFAQVFGDGVFTKTGQNWTTSFGLEEYTALMSMDNEEDDSYYYDLPKILDLTLTVKSDGTVTGSFAYQPDDYYSDAVTRITADFTLAPKSQKMTVEIHTKNTFKLTLELTGSTSATIQGPATVPPSGANVVEH from the coding sequence ATGAAAAAGCTGCTATCCGCAATCCTAACTCTGGCACTTGTCTGCGCCCTCACCGCCCCCGCCCTGGCCCAGGAAGAGCCCCTCTGGCAGCAGTGGGGGTATGAATCTTACGAAGACATGCTCACCTACTGGACTGAGGAGGAGTACGCCGAATCGGTGGCCGACTACCGCGACTGGGAAACGAGGAAAGAGGACTATAAAGCCGCCCACGCCGCCGAATTGGCCGTCTTCGATGCCGAGGCCTATTTCTTGGAGGAATACCCCTGGTATTCGAGCAAAGAGGAGTACATGGAGATATACGGCCTGGCCGACCAGGCAGCTTTTGAGTCCAATATGCTGGATTCCTACGTCATCGATATGATAGTGATCGAGGACTACAAGGCGGAGTGGGCTGCTCTCCAGGCCAAGGAGCCGGAGCGCACCGCTCTCTTCCTGGCTGAGCTGGGCGACTGGCTCGCAGAAAATTATTACTATGACAGCGCAGACGAATATCTGGAGAACAACCTCTGGCTTACCTGCATGGAGGAGGCCTACCTGGAGCTATTTGAAGAATGGAACCGGGCATATGCCTATGAGCAGGAGCAAGCCCTCCGGCGCACCGACTTCATCACCGCCCACGGCGGCGTTCCCGGCGAGTTGGGTGTCCTCCTGAACGATACTTACCTCTCTTTCCCTGCCGACCGCACCCCCTACGCGAAGAACGGTGCTGTATACGCCGACGCGAAGACCCTCTCCGCCGCCCTGGGTATCGACGTCCCCGCCCCCCTTGACGGGTACTCCGCTGTCCGCTCGGCGGCAGAGAAAGCGGGCCTCCGGGTCTACTGGGACGGGTACTATAACACTGTGGTCCTCCTGGACCCCACCGCCCTGGCCGCTCGGATCGACGAGGACTTTACCATCCTCAACGGCGTCCTCGCAAAGTGGAATGAGGCCCAGACCGGCTCTGCCAAAGAGACCCTCCAGTTCAAGGGGAGCCTCACCCTCTTCGACAGCCTGGACGGCGACAAGACCGGCTCCTTTTCCCTTGATTCCTCCACCCTCCGCTCCGCCCAGGGGGCCCAAGTCACCGGCAGGTACGACGCGAGCTCCCTCGCCGACATCCTGCGGGGGCTCATGGGTGAGATGGGGTATTATACGGACGGCGAGGACATGGAGGAGCTGGACACCCTATTCGCACTCCTCAAGGGCAGCTTTGAGCTGCGGGTCGACAATGAGGAGGAGATGTTATATCTTAAGGGCGACCTCCTGGATTGGGCCTCTGCCGCGTATTCCTATGAGGACAAGCTTCCGCCCGCCGGCAGCTGGTATGCCATCTCCCTGTCCGGTTTGGAGGACTCCGCCCCAAAGCTGGAGGGCCTTACCGTAGGTTCTCTCATCTGCGCCCTGGATCAGGCCGATCACCCCGCCCAGATCTACGACCAGATTCTCCAGCATGCCGCCCGATTCGCCCAGGTTTTTGGAGACGGCGTGTTCACCAAGACCGGCCAGAACTGGACCACTTCCTTTGGCCTGGAGGAGTACACGGCGCTCATGAGCATGGACAACGAAGAGGACGATAGCTACTACTACGACCTGCCCAAAATACTGGACCTGACACTCACCGTAAAGAGCGACGGCACGGTCACCGGCTCCTTCGCCTACCAGCCCGACGACTACTACAGCGACGCGGTCACCCGCATTACTGCGGACTTCACCCTCGCTCCCAAGAGCCAGAAGATGACCGTGGAGATCCACACCAAAAATACCTTTAAGCTTACGCTGGAGCTGACTGGCTCCACCTCTGCCACCATTCAGGGCCCCGCCACCGTTCCGCCCTCCGGCGCCAATGTCGTCGAGCACTAA
- a CDS encoding exported hypothetical protein (Evidence 5 : No homology to any previously reported sequences) yields MSSSTNFSAPPRRHCEPVHRLARQSAPLPNEYRRCPAIKKLLCVLLTLLLALSLAAPALALDLYVDTKKIETDVPPVVVDNRTLVPLRAIFEALNATLDWDGETQTVTASRGDIQISLQIGSTTAIVNGEEKTLDVAAQGIQGRTMVPARFVSEALNCSVTWDGNTLTVAVADELNGQEIYVTPTGKKYHFSDSCNGGHYYEATLAEAMGRGLTPCEKCVLKNP; encoded by the coding sequence ATGTCGTCGAGCACTAATTTCTCCGCTCCGCCGCGGCGCCATTGTGAGCCAGTCCACAGACTGGCGAGGCAATCCGCCCCGCTCCCAAACGAATACAGGAGGTGCCCCGCCATCAAAAAGCTGCTCTGCGTTCTACTCACCCTGCTCCTGGCCCTCTCCCTCGCCGCCCCCGCGCTGGCTCTCGACCTGTATGTCGATACCAAGAAAATCGAGACCGATGTGCCCCCTGTCGTGGTTGACAACCGCACGTTGGTCCCCCTACGTGCGATTTTTGAGGCGCTGAACGCCACCTTGGATTGGGATGGGGAGACCCAGACGGTCACTGCCTCCAGGGGCGATATTCAGATATCTCTTCAAATCGGCAGCACGACGGCAATCGTCAACGGTGAGGAAAAGACTTTGGACGTGGCGGCCCAGGGAATCCAGGGCCGCACGATGGTCCCAGCCCGTTTCGTGAGCGAGGCACTCAATTGCTCCGTCACCTGGGACGGGAATACCCTGACTGTGGCCGTAGCCGACGAGTTGAACGGCCAGGAAATCTACGTCACCCCCACCGGGAAGAAGTACCACTTCTCCGACTCCTGCAACGGCGGGCACTATTACGAGGCCACGCTAGCCGAGGCGATGGGCCGCGGCCTGACCCCCTGCGAAAAATGTGTCCTAAAGAACCCGTAA
- a CDS encoding conserved membrane hypothetical protein (Evidence 4 : Homologs of previously reported genes of unknown function), whose translation MKFKSKVMDAVWTYFLLTLASVIYAFGFNWCYKPNAIAFGGLTGVGQIINHFLPWAPIGTVVILMNIPLFLLGWKLLGGRLLVSSLYAMATSSLFIDLLDSVYVFHPMDQPLLGCIFGGVLLGFSLGLVFLRGATTGGTDLIARLLKLKIAWLPMGKLLLGIDLVAIVAAAIAFKSLYSALYGLVALYISTIVMDGVLYGLDNAKVAYIISDNYREIADSIVKDLDRGVTLLHGEGAYSGAAKKVLMCAFKQRQIVEIKRIVKELDPQAFIIVCEAHEVLGDGFREYKQNDI comes from the coding sequence ATGAAGTTTAAGTCAAAGGTCATGGACGCCGTCTGGACCTACTTCCTGCTCACCCTCGCCTCCGTCATCTATGCGTTCGGCTTTAACTGGTGCTATAAGCCCAACGCCATCGCCTTCGGTGGTCTCACCGGCGTTGGACAGATCATTAACCATTTCCTTCCCTGGGCACCCATCGGCACCGTGGTCATTTTAATGAATATCCCCCTCTTTCTCCTGGGGTGGAAGCTCCTGGGCGGGCGGCTGCTGGTCTCCTCCCTCTACGCCATGGCTACCTCCTCGCTCTTCATCGACCTCCTGGACAGTGTCTACGTTTTCCACCCCATGGACCAGCCCCTCCTGGGCTGTATCTTCGGCGGCGTGCTGCTGGGCTTCTCTCTGGGCCTCGTCTTCCTCCGGGGGGCAACCACCGGAGGCACCGACCTCATCGCCCGGCTTTTGAAACTGAAGATCGCCTGGCTCCCCATGGGAAAGCTTCTCCTGGGTATAGACCTTGTCGCCATTGTGGCCGCCGCCATCGCGTTCAAGAGCCTCTACAGCGCTCTCTACGGCCTGGTGGCCCTCTATATCTCCACCATCGTCATGGACGGCGTGCTCTACGGACTTGATAACGCCAAGGTGGCCTATATCATCAGCGATAATTACCGTGAGATTGCAGACAGCATTGTCAAGGACCTGGACCGAGGCGTCACCCTCCTCCACGGAGAGGGAGCCTACTCGGGTGCCGCCAAAAAGGTCCTCATGTGCGCCTTCAAGCAGCGCCAGATCGTGGAGATCAAGCGAATTGTCAAGGAACTGGATCCCCAGGCGTTTATCATCGTTTGCGAGGCCCACGAAGTTCTGGGCGACGGTTTCCGGGAGTATAAGCAGAACGATATTTGA
- a CDS encoding DNA gyrase/topoisomerase IV, A subunit, translating to MAKKKPPEEGAKRKNNPNVMGLRPEVLEQPITETLEINYMPYAMSVIVSRAIPEIDGFKPSHRKLLYTMYKMGLLTGGRTKSANIVGTTMKLNPHGDAAIYDTMVRLSRGYGALLHPLVDSKGNFGKVYSRDMAWAASRYTEAKLDAICTEIFRDIDQDTVDFVDNYDSSMQEPALLPTTFPNVLVASNMGIAVGMASNICGFNLSEVCDATIAYMKDPQVSLLDVLKAPDFPTGGELLYDAGQLADVYRTGRGSFQVRAKWRFLKEENLIEVYEIPYSTTVEAIMDKVAELVKTGKVKEIADMRDETDLTGLKLAIDLKRGTDPDKLIQRLYRSTPLMDSFSCNFNILVAGMPRVMGVGEILEEWTAWRMDSVRRRVYFVMKKKQEKLHLLKGLKKILLDIDRAIKIIRETEEDVEVVPNLMIGFGIDEIQADYVADIKLRNINKEYILKRIEETSTLEEEIADLQDTVNKPQRIKKIIADELEHVKKKYAVPRRTDIIYEHVLASEPDAVEEVADYAATAFLSREGYFKKITAASLRMASDQKYKEGDGPWLQWEANNRDELLVFTDRQQCYKTRLSDFDDAKASVLGDYLPTKLDMEQGESVVWVCIPGDYTAHVLFVFENGKAARVELSAYQTQTRRKRLTGAYSDKSPLAAAVLLAEDLELAVTSTEGRCVVFHTASLAPKSTRSTQGVNIMTLKPRYKVERVEPLEQTKIVNAARYRARSLPIAGALLKEEDRGQEQLTLL from the coding sequence ATGGCAAAAAAGAAACCTCCCGAGGAGGGGGCCAAGCGAAAAAATAACCCCAACGTCATGGGCCTGCGGCCCGAGGTGCTGGAGCAGCCTATCACAGAGACGCTGGAGATCAACTACATGCCCTACGCCATGAGCGTCATCGTCTCCCGCGCCATTCCAGAGATTGACGGTTTCAAGCCCTCCCACCGCAAGCTCCTGTACACCATGTACAAGATGGGTCTCCTCACCGGCGGCCGAACCAAGAGCGCCAACATCGTCGGCACAACCATGAAACTTAATCCCCACGGCGACGCGGCGATTTACGACACCATGGTCCGCCTCTCCAGGGGCTACGGGGCCCTCCTGCACCCTTTGGTGGACTCCAAGGGCAACTTCGGCAAGGTCTACTCCCGGGACATGGCCTGGGCTGCCTCCCGCTATACCGAGGCAAAACTTGACGCCATCTGCACTGAGATTTTCCGGGATATAGACCAAGACACCGTGGACTTTGTGGACAATTACGACTCCTCCATGCAGGAGCCCGCTCTCTTGCCCACCACCTTCCCCAACGTCTTAGTGGCCTCAAATATGGGCATCGCCGTGGGCATGGCCTCTAACATTTGCGGCTTTAACCTCTCTGAGGTGTGCGACGCCACCATTGCCTATATGAAGGATCCCCAGGTCAGTCTTCTGGACGTACTCAAGGCCCCCGACTTCCCCACCGGCGGCGAGCTCCTCTACGACGCGGGGCAGCTCGCCGACGTCTACCGCACCGGTCGGGGCTCCTTCCAGGTCCGGGCCAAGTGGCGCTTCTTGAAGGAAGAAAACCTTATCGAGGTCTATGAGATCCCCTACTCCACCACTGTGGAGGCCATCATGGACAAGGTGGCCGAGCTGGTGAAGACCGGCAAGGTCAAGGAGATCGCCGACATGCGGGACGAGACCGATTTGACCGGCCTCAAGCTTGCCATTGATTTAAAGCGCGGCACCGACCCGGACAAGCTTATACAGCGGCTCTACCGCTCCACCCCCCTGATGGATTCCTTCTCCTGTAACTTCAACATCCTGGTGGCCGGTATGCCTCGGGTCATGGGCGTTGGGGAGATTCTGGAGGAGTGGACCGCCTGGCGTATGGACTCGGTCCGCCGCCGGGTCTACTTCGTTATGAAGAAGAAACAGGAGAAGCTGCACCTCTTAAAGGGCCTTAAGAAGATCCTTCTTGACATCGACCGGGCTATCAAGATCATTCGGGAGACCGAGGAAGATGTCGAGGTGGTCCCCAACCTGATGATCGGGTTTGGCATCGACGAGATCCAGGCCGACTATGTGGCCGACATCAAGCTCCGCAATATCAATAAGGAGTATATCTTAAAGCGGATCGAGGAAACCTCTACCTTGGAAGAGGAGATCGCCGACCTCCAGGATACCGTCAATAAGCCCCAGCGAATCAAAAAAATAATTGCTGACGAGCTGGAGCACGTAAAGAAGAAGTACGCCGTCCCCCGCCGGACGGATATTATCTACGAGCACGTTCTTGCCTCCGAACCCGACGCGGTGGAGGAGGTGGCCGACTACGCCGCTACCGCGTTCCTCTCCCGTGAAGGGTACTTTAAGAAGATCACCGCCGCATCTCTCCGTATGGCAAGCGACCAGAAGTACAAAGAGGGGGACGGCCCCTGGCTCCAGTGGGAGGCCAACAACCGGGACGAGCTGCTGGTCTTCACCGACCGCCAGCAGTGCTACAAGACCCGCCTTTCCGACTTTGACGATGCCAAGGCCAGCGTTCTGGGCGACTACCTGCCCACAAAGCTGGACATGGAGCAGGGGGAGAGCGTGGTCTGGGTCTGCATCCCCGGGGACTATACCGCCCACGTCCTTTTTGTCTTTGAAAATGGCAAGGCCGCCCGGGTGGAGCTATCTGCCTACCAGACCCAGACGCGGCGCAAAAGGCTTACCGGGGCTTACTCAGACAAGTCCCCCTTGGCGGCCGCCGTCCTCCTCGCCGAGGACCTGGAGCTGGCCGTTACCTCCACCGAGGGCCGCTGCGTGGTCTTCCACACCGCAAGCCTCGCTCCAAAGAGCACCCGCAGTACTCAGGGCGTCAATATCATGACCCTTAAGCCCCGGTACAAGGTCGAGCGGGTGGAGCCGCTGGAGCAGACGAAGATAGTCAACGCGGCCCGCTACCGGGCCCGCAGCCTGCCCATCGCCGGTGCCCTCCTCAAGGAGGAGGACCGGGGCCAGGAGCAGCTGACGTTATTGTAA